A genome region from Helicobacter sp. MIT 21-1697 includes the following:
- a CDS encoding alpha/beta hydrolase → MKNKTLSQTFGGIVLMLIFLIGGAAMAQEKWDKVFAKSNEVKVQKVKFTNRYGITLAGDLYLPKNIKKSDKLPAIAISGPFGAVKEQASGFYAQTLAQKGFITLAFDASYTGESGGKPRNVASPDINTEDFSAAVDFLSNYANVDSQRIGVLGICGFGGFALNVAAMDTRIKAVVTSTMYDMSRVNANGYNDSMDAKARYKLKVSLNAQRTKDFKSGTYAKAEGLPQKLTGDEPQFIKDYFDYYKTPRGFHARSINSNGNWNLTSSLGFINAPILAYSNEIQSPVLLIHGEAAHSRYFSEDAYKKLKGKNKELLLIKDANHTDLYDNAQKIPFDTIAMFFKENLK, encoded by the coding sequence ATGAAAAATAAGACACTCTCGCAGACATTTGGGGGCATCGTATTGATGCTGATATTTTTGATAGGAGGTGCAGCTATGGCACAAGAAAAATGGGATAAGGTTTTTGCCAAAAGCAATGAAGTCAAGGTGCAAAAGGTGAAATTCACCAACCGCTATGGAATCACACTCGCAGGGGATTTGTATCTACCTAAAAATATTAAAAAAAGCGATAAGCTCCCAGCTATTGCAATCAGTGGTCCTTTTGGCGCAGTCAAGGAGCAGGCAAGTGGATTTTATGCACAAACTTTAGCACAAAAAGGCTTTATCACTCTTGCATTTGACGCTTCTTACACAGGGGAGAGCGGGGGCAAACCTCGCAATGTCGCCTCGCCTGATATAAACACAGAGGATTTTAGTGCAGCGGTGGATTTTCTAAGCAATTATGCGAATGTGGATTCTCAAAGAATTGGCGTTTTGGGCATTTGTGGATTTGGTGGTTTTGCGCTTAATGTCGCTGCGATGGATACGCGCATTAAGGCAGTAGTAACTTCTACAATGTATGATATGAGCCGCGTGAATGCCAATGGCTATAATGATTCTATGGACGCAAAGGCGCGTTATAAGCTAAAAGTTTCTCTCAACGCACAGCGCACAAAGGATTTCAAAAGTGGCACTTATGCCAAAGCAGAGGGCTTACCTCAAAAGCTTACAGGCGATGAGCCACAATTTATTAAGGATTATTTTGATTATTATAAGACCCCTCGCGGATTCCACGCGCGCTCCATTAACTCTAATGGAAATTGGAATCTCACTTCATCTTTAGGCTTTATTAATGCACCTATTCTTGCATACAGCAATGAGATACAAAGCCCTGTTTTGCTTATTCACGGCGAGGCGGCACATAGCAGATATTTCAGTGAGGACGCTTACAAAAAGCTAAAGGGCAAAAACAAAGAATTATTGCTTATTAAAGACGCCAATCACACTGATTTGTATGACAACGCGCAAAAGATTCCCTTTGATACAATCGCAATGTTTTTTAAGGAGAATTTGAAATAA
- a CDS encoding DNA adenine methylase, whose product MKKQNLTSKQHFLCNLKGKSLAYKRYTKSPLRYGGGKSLAVGLILEYFPNDVKRLISPFIGGGSVEIASALELNLEVKAFDIFDILVNFWQVLIADSLKLYDELLKLEPTKETYTTIKDELKAFWNERHKNAQNTPLKKLDSLTLARDYYFNFNLSYGPGFLGWMSKIYADKSRYVNALQKLKSLGQDKRLQNLSVECASFEKVFESYPNDFFYCDPPYFLEGDSQMFKGIYPMRNFPIHHNGFNHTLLAQCLKNHKGKFILSYNDCEFVRETYKDYRILEPKWQYTMGQGEIRVGKNRVERNEPNNVKQSHELLIIKE is encoded by the coding sequence GTGAAAAAGCAAAATTTGACTTCTAAGCAGCATTTTTTGTGCAATCTCAAAGGCAAATCCCTTGCTTATAAACGCTATACTAAAAGCCCCTTGCGCTATGGTGGAGGCAAAAGCCTAGCAGTTGGGTTAATCTTAGAGTATTTTCCTAATGATGTAAAGCGTTTAATATCGCCTTTTATTGGTGGAGGGAGTGTAGAAATCGCAAGTGCGTTAGAGCTAAATTTAGAGGTGAAAGCCTTTGATATTTTTGATATTTTAGTGAATTTTTGGCAAGTTTTGATTGCAGATTCTTTGAAGCTTTATGATGAACTTTTGAAGCTTGAGCCTACAAAGGAAACTTATACAACGATAAAAGATGAGTTGAAAGCCTTTTGGAATGAGCGACACAAAAATGCACAAAACACTCCTTTAAAAAAGCTAGATTCTCTAACCCTTGCAAGAGATTATTATTTTAATTTTAATCTTTCTTATGGTCCCGGTTTTTTGGGCTGGATGAGCAAGATTTATGCAGATAAAAGTCGCTATGTGAATGCGTTGCAAAAGCTTAAAAGTTTGGGGCAAGATAAGAGATTGCAAAATCTAAGTGTGGAATGTGCGAGTTTTGAAAAAGTGTTTGAAAGCTATCCAAATGACTTTTTTTACTGCGACCCGCCTTACTTTTTAGAGGGAGATTCTCAAATGTTTAAAGGAATCTATCCTATGCGAAATTTTCCTATTCATCACAATGGCTTCAATCACACGCTTTTGGCGCAATGCCTCAAAAATCATAAGGGCAAATTTATTTTGAGTTATAATGATTGTGAATTTGTGCGGGAGACTTATAAAGATTATAGAATCTTAGAGCCAAAATGGCAATACACTATGGGGCAAGGCGAAATAAGAGTGGGTAAAAATAGAGTGGAACGAAATGAACCAAACAATGTCAAACAAAGCCACGAATTGTTGATAATAAAGGAGTAA
- a CDS encoding ABC transporter permease, with the protein MKSAYHIFILEAKNIFTSVSAMLIIFGGSLFYLFLYPTPYYEDVVSAQKIALIDYDDTSSSHELIALIRASPHLELVEILHSPEKAQNLIESNRIYGLLIIPKDFQKHLYQHIPPTIPIMANASYLLIYGAIANAAADVINEFNALHKTKLNIQEHDILQPTFMPLFNPSMGYINYTLAPVLIFILHQTLVAGAGIIGGTQNQQFSQGVRNYYCWANPLILILCKIFVFFCIYTLLFAFYFGFAYAFYGVNVNANILDFWLFSTAFILSTAAFGVFFGALLPKRSLSTQIIMLASMPIVFLLGFMWPKAQIAPWANDVIAFLPAYHGINGLLQLNQMGASFGSVWEYFMSLLFLGIMYAGASVLVIYKKTLRW; encoded by the coding sequence TTGAAATCAGCGTATCACATCTTTATACTTGAAGCAAAAAATATATTTACCTCTGTTTCGGCTATGCTTATTATTTTTGGAGGTTCGCTTTTTTATCTTTTCCTCTATCCTACGCCCTATTATGAAGATGTCGTAAGTGCGCAAAAAATCGCACTTATTGATTATGATGACACTTCCTCATCGCACGAACTCATCGCACTTATAAGAGCATCGCCACATTTAGAACTCGTGGAGATTCTCCATAGCCCAGAAAAAGCACAAAACCTTATAGAATCTAATCGTATCTATGGCTTGCTTATTATCCCCAAAGACTTTCAAAAACATCTCTATCAACATATACCGCCCACAATTCCTATTATGGCAAATGCTTCATACTTACTTATTTATGGGGCTATTGCAAATGCTGCTGCCGATGTCATCAATGAATTTAACGCACTTCATAAGACAAAACTCAATATCCAAGAACACGATATTTTACAGCCCACATTTATGCCACTTTTTAATCCCTCAATGGGCTATATTAACTATACACTCGCTCCTGTGCTTATTTTTATTTTGCACCAAACGCTTGTCGCTGGAGCTGGTATCATTGGTGGCACACAGAATCAACAATTTTCTCAAGGTGTGCGAAATTACTATTGCTGGGCAAATCCATTGATTCTAATCTTATGCAAAATTTTTGTGTTTTTTTGCATTTATACTCTGCTTTTTGCATTTTATTTTGGCTTTGCGTATGCGTTTTATGGTGTCAATGTCAATGCGAATATTCTTGATTTTTGGCTCTTTAGCACTGCTTTTATCCTTTCAACGGCTGCATTTGGCGTATTTTTTGGCGCTCTACTTCCCAAACGCTCCCTTTCAACGCAAATTATTATGCTCGCCTCTATGCCCATTGTATTTCTGCTTGGCTTTATGTGGCCCAAAGCACAAATCGCCCCTTGGGCAAATGATGTCATTGCTTTTTTACCCGCATACCACGGAATCAATGGACTTTTGCAGCTTAACCAAATGGGTGCTAGCTTTGGCAGTGTATGGGAGTATTTTATGAGTTTGCTATTCTTAGGGATAATGTATGCAGGCGCGAGTGTGCTCGTGATTTATAAAAAGACTTTGCGTTGGTAA
- a CDS encoding type II restriction endonuclease — protein MADVEFVEGSTRLNFNYLKVLKDEKGNPLSQSILTQNVARVYLIVVNGEIKKIGGSQADGGIKNTLSIYRDGGTKGRPSIRSFGIWYFLYHTILSGAKIEFYMIYQENFEKDIKGLFGLKRIQNAYISYKLIEQCCVEDYLSVESGKHPDWNVQEQGMDWPLDIKNEHAEILKNSSIREKFIKRGEVKR, from the coding sequence ATTGCTGATGTAGAATTTGTGGAGGGAAGCACGAGACTTAATTTTAATTATCTTAAGGTTTTAAAAGATGAAAAGGGCAACCCATTGTCTCAAAGCATTTTAACGCAAAATGTCGCAAGGGTTTATCTTATAGTTGTCAATGGTGAGATTAAAAAGATTGGTGGAAGTCAAGCCGATGGCGGCATTAAAAATACTTTGTCTATTTATCGCGATGGCGGAACAAAGGGACGACCAAGCATTAGGAGTTTTGGAATATGGTATTTTTTGTATCATACGATTCTAAGCGGCGCAAAAATAGAATTTTATATGATTTACCAAGAGAATTTTGAAAAAGACATCAAAGGGCTTTTCGGGCTAAAAAGAATCCAAAATGCTTATATTTCTTATAAATTGATTGAGCAATGTTGTGTGGAGGATTATTTAAGTGTTGAGAGTGGCAAACACCCTGATTGGAATGTGCAAGAACAAGGAATGGATTGGCCTCTTGATATTAAAAACGAACACGCAGAGATTCTAAAAAATAGCTCCATAAGAGAAAAATTCATTAAAAGAGGAGAAGTGAAAAGGTAA
- a CDS encoding cyclophilin-like fold protein: MKFSKILCLCVLLMQCTLGECFAQSQSFGGIDSRAKEEQMQIQMHFGGQSFVLGLENNAVAKEFYALLPLSLNFSDYVGKEKIAKLDTRLSAQEGVEYEPQSGDFFYFVPWGNVGLFYAKQPPYPGVIKLGSIKGARKSFVAQLKAQKQDFILTIEKYPSEKQR, encoded by the coding sequence ATGAAGTTTTCAAAGATTCTTTGTCTGTGCGTATTGCTTATGCAATGCACATTGGGTGAATGTTTCGCACAGAGCCAAAGCTTTGGTGGCATAGATTCAAGAGCAAAGGAGGAGCAAATGCAAATACAAATGCACTTTGGAGGACAAAGCTTTGTTTTAGGTTTGGAGAATAACGCAGTAGCAAAGGAATTTTATGCACTTTTGCCCCTAAGCTTAAATTTTAGTGATTATGTGGGTAAAGAAAAGATTGCCAAACTTGACACACGCTTAAGCGCACAAGAGGGCGTAGAGTATGAGCCACAAAGCGGAGATTTTTTCTATTTCGTTCCTTGGGGCAATGTCGGGCTATTCTATGCCAAGCAGCCCCCTTATCCGGGTGTCATCAAGCTAGGAAGCATAAAGGGCGCAAGAAAATCTTTTGTCGCACAGCTCAAGGCGCAAAAGCAGGATTTTATCCTCACAATAGAAAAATATCCTAGTGAGAAGCAAAGATAA
- a CDS encoding SDR family NAD(P)-dependent oxidoreductase: MKKNIVVVGAGKGLGNAIAKRFGKNDFRVILIARNVGNLNAYKKEIEKEGIETFIYSADCEKPQTLEFAFKEIQAAFGVLDVLVYNARVREDGFATAFSNDDFIKHYQTDVASALCCVKLVMQKQAEQRSGAILLSGGILGIILAKNTRESQ, encoded by the coding sequence ATGAAAAAGAATATCGTTGTTGTAGGCGCAGGGAAAGGCTTAGGGAATGCTATTGCAAAACGTTTTGGCAAGAATGATTTTAGGGTCATTCTCATTGCAAGAAATGTTGGGAATCTAAACGCATATAAAAAAGAGATTGAAAAAGAGGGCATTGAGACTTTTATCTATTCTGCAGATTGTGAAAAACCGCAAACTTTGGAATTTGCTTTTAAGGAAATCCAAGCTGCCTTTGGTGTGCTAGATGTCCTTGTGTATAATGCAAGAGTGCGTGAGGACGGGTTTGCAACAGCATTTAGCAATGATGACTTCATTAAGCATTATCAAACCGATGTCGCAAGTGCCTTGTGTTGCGTTAAGCTTGTAATGCAAAAACAAGCGGAGCAAAGAAGCGGTGCGATTCTATTATCGGGCGGTATTTTGGGGATAATCCTAGCAAAGAACACGCGGGAATCTCAATAG
- a CDS encoding DMT family transporter, whose protein sequence is MKKFKLTQNLAWGLVLLGGIIECFWASGLKYADSLFLYALTGIGIFASLICGILAIKVLEVGIAYSVFAGIGTAGITLAEILVFGEEFSALKVLFITTLLIGVVGLKLSADKTEEAQEEKLAQEISHDLGLDEIVQDSCVDSNAESSSTRGRK, encoded by the coding sequence ATGAAAAAGTTTAAACTTACCCAGAATCTTGCGTGGGGGCTAGTGCTTTTAGGTGGCATTATAGAATGCTTTTGGGCAAGTGGGCTAAAATATGCCGATAGTCTCTTTCTCTATGCACTCACAGGCATTGGGATTTTTGCCTCTCTTATTTGTGGGATTTTGGCAATAAAAGTGCTAGAAGTTGGAATCGCTTATAGCGTGTTTGCGGGCATTGGCACAGCAGGGATTACTCTAGCTGAAATCCTTGTCTTTGGTGAGGAATTTTCAGCCCTTAAAGTCCTTTTTATTACCACCTTGCTTATTGGTGTGGTGGGACTAAAGCTTTCAGCAGATAAAACAGAAGAAGCGCAAGAAGAAAAACTCGCACAAGAGATTTCGCACGATTTGGGGCTTGATGAGATTGTGCAAGATTCTTGTGTAGATTCTAATGCGGAATCTAGTAGCACAAGGGGGAGAAAATGA
- the glyS gene encoding glycine--tRNA ligase subunit beta: MKSSYLPLLIEILTEELPALPFLKELPYMVEKWQKIAQKHHITSAPTLYFTPRRIVLYEQNFATHTQDMLIESYGPPIAIAFIDGDTTKGLSKAGESFFKKLGLSPNTPYETRLKDNKEVLYYAKMQQGAQTQDIIGEILAEWLKALHFGKSMFWGDLNESFIRPVRNILVLLGEENIAFNAFGLQSKAQTYLHRDVSFEPFAITSVANYFTSLHNGKVILEQDKRRAMILEQIATIESQEGIKVEIDEELLNEVVAITEYPRAAYGSFDKAFLQLPNEVIITSMKENQRYFATYKDGRLHNGFVLVSNSTAANLAPIVQGNQKVLKARLSDAVFFYENDLKNGFTPEKLDQILFVDGLGSLLDKTKRESIIALTLLKSYAHKIDMEIGQSQEILSTAVKYAKADLLTEMVYEFTDLQGIIGYYYAQKFGMHPLVAQAIKEQYLPTGEDSPLPSHILSALLALSIKLDNIFALFSIDKIPSGSKDPFALRRAANGVIKIIWHYGLDFDLLTDMPRLYQAGGYKPSDMQRIESFFLERLEGMLKVNPSLIRCVLNARVNNAKVRNLNTIIRNVEALSAFFEKSDKQALITLFKRVANILNDDITPSHIDESLLKLPQEIALYEALKALKTKEFKDISEHIAALFALKEPLEAFFASVLVNDNNNAMKTNRQMLILSIYNEFLRIGDIKDITL; encoded by the coding sequence TTGAAATCATCATATTTGCCCTTACTTATTGAAATTCTTACTGAAGAACTTCCCGCTCTTCCTTTCCTCAAAGAGCTGCCTTATATGGTAGAAAAATGGCAAAAAATCGCACAAAAACATCATATTACTTCTGCACCCACTCTTTATTTTACGCCGCGCCGCATTGTGCTTTATGAGCAAAACTTCGCTACTCACACACAAGATATGCTTATAGAATCATATGGTCCTCCCATTGCCATCGCTTTTATTGATGGCGATACGACAAAAGGCTTAAGCAAGGCTGGAGAGAGCTTTTTTAAAAAACTTGGATTAAGCCCAAACACACCTTATGAGACAAGACTAAAAGACAATAAAGAAGTCCTCTATTATGCCAAAATGCAACAAGGTGCGCAAACACAAGATATTATAGGAGAGATTCTCGCAGAATGGCTTAAAGCACTGCATTTTGGCAAAAGTATGTTTTGGGGTGATTTAAATGAGAGTTTTATCCGCCCTGTGCGCAATATCCTTGTTTTACTCGGAGAGGAAAATATCGCTTTTAACGCCTTTGGTTTGCAGAGCAAGGCACAAACTTATCTCCATAGAGATGTAAGCTTTGAGCCTTTTGCTATTACCTCTGTGGCTAATTATTTTACATCTTTACACAATGGTAAGGTCATACTTGAGCAAGACAAACGAAGAGCAATGATTTTAGAGCAAATTGCTACCATAGAATCCCAAGAGGGCATAAAGGTAGAAATTGACGAGGAGCTGCTCAATGAAGTAGTAGCCATTACAGAATATCCACGCGCAGCGTATGGAAGCTTTGATAAGGCATTTTTACAACTGCCCAATGAAGTTATTATCACCTCAATGAAAGAAAATCAACGATATTTTGCCACCTACAAAGATGGGCGACTTCACAATGGCTTTGTGCTTGTCTCTAACTCTACTGCTGCGAATCTTGCACCCATTGTGCAAGGCAATCAAAAGGTTTTAAAGGCTCGCCTCTCTGATGCTGTATTTTTCTATGAAAATGACCTTAAAAATGGATTTACTCCCGAAAAATTGGATCAGATTCTCTTTGTTGATGGGTTAGGTTCGCTTCTTGATAAAACTAAACGCGAAAGTATCATTGCTCTTACACTGCTCAAGTCCTATGCCCATAAAATTGATATGGAGATTGGACAATCCCAAGAAATATTAAGCACTGCGGTAAAATATGCAAAAGCTGATTTGCTCACAGAAATGGTATATGAATTTACCGATTTGCAGGGAATCATAGGTTATTATTATGCACAAAAATTTGGTATGCACCCACTTGTTGCTCAAGCTATCAAAGAACAATATCTCCCCACAGGCGAGGATTCTCCACTTCCTAGCCATATACTAAGTGCGCTCCTTGCCCTTAGTATTAAGCTTGATAATATCTTTGCCCTTTTTAGCATTGATAAGATTCCTAGCGGCTCAAAAGACCCTTTTGCTCTGCGCAGGGCTGCAAATGGTGTGATTAAAATCATATGGCATTATGGGCTAGATTTTGATTTACTCACAGATATGCCTCGTTTATATCAAGCAGGAGGGTATAAACCAAGCGATATGCAACGCATTGAATCTTTTTTCCTTGAGCGGCTTGAGGGTATGCTCAAAGTCAATCCCTCACTTATCCGATGTGTGCTCAATGCGCGTGTCAATAATGCAAAAGTGCGCAATCTCAATACGATTATACGCAATGTTGAGGCGCTTAGCGCATTTTTTGAAAAAAGCGATAAACAAGCTCTCATCACGCTTTTTAAACGCGTAGCAAATATTTTGAATGATGATATAACTCCCTCACATATTGATGAATCTCTCCTAAAACTTCCTCAAGAAATCGCCCTTTATGAAGCGCTTAAAGCCCTTAAAACAAAAGAATTTAAGGACATAAGTGAGCATATTGCCGCACTTTTTGCACTTAAAGAACCTTTGGAGGCATTTTTTGCCTCTGTGCTTGTAAATGATAATAATAACGCTATGAAGACAAATCGTCAAATGCTTATTTTGAGCATATATAATGAATTTCTCCGCATTGGGGACATTAAGGATATTACACTTTGA
- a CDS encoding DMT family transporter, translated as MSWVYLILAGCLEIVGVILMKKYSLTGREIFAFGMLVQFLLSFAFLSLAMQGIAMATAYAIWTGIGAAGGVLVGIWFFKESKSVKKLFFIALIIISVVGLKALS; from the coding sequence ATGAGCTGGGTGTATTTAATCTTGGCTGGGTGCTTAGAAATCGTGGGTGTGATTTTGATGAAAAAATACAGCCTTACAGGGCGTGAAATCTTTGCATTTGGTATGTTAGTGCAGTTTTTATTAAGTTTTGCTTTCCTTTCTTTGGCTATGCAGGGCATTGCTATGGCAACTGCGTATGCGATATGGACAGGCATTGGCGCAGCGGGTGGTGTGCTTGTAGGTATATGGTTTTTCAAAGAGAGCAAGAGCGTCAAAAAGCTCTTTTTCATCGCACTTATTATTATCTCTGTTGTGGGGTTAAAGGCATTGTCGTAG